A genomic stretch from Apodemus sylvaticus chromosome 12, mApoSyl1.1, whole genome shotgun sequence includes:
- the LOC127696988 gene encoding NADH dehydrogenase [ubiquinone] 1 alpha subcomplex subunit 3-like codes for MAERISPFLKNAWVKEPVLVVSFSVWGLTIIMPMISPYIKYTGMINKATAYNYPVPVRENGNMPDVPSHPQDPLGPSLEWLKIL; via the coding sequence atggcagagagaatcTCTCCCTTCCTCAAGAATGCCTGGGTGAAGGAGCCGGTGCTAGTGGTGTCCTTCTCTGTCTGGGGCCTCACTATAATTATGCCCATGATTAGCCCCTACATCAAGTATACTGGCATGATCAACAAGGCCACAGCCTACAACTACCCAGTGCCTGTAAGAGAAAATGGGAACATGCCTGATGTGCCCAGCCACCCACAGGATCCTCTGGGTCCAAGCTTGGAATGGCTGAAGATCCTGTGA